CATAAAAAACAAAAAGAACTGCAATCGTTGCTCTCTGGTTTGGGCTGGGACGTCGTCACGTTGCGCGACTATCCCGACTCGCCGGACGTCGAAGAAACCGGCGATACCTTTCTCGCCAACGCCGAACTCAAGGCCGTGGCTGCATCGCAACATACCGGACTGTTGACCTTGGCGGACGACTCCGGCCTTGCGGTTGACGCCTTGGATGGACGCCCCGGCATCTACTCGGCCCGCTACGCCAACGGTGAAGATTCGACAGATGAAGAGAACCTGCAAAAAGTGCTTGATGATATAAAAGGCGTCCCGGCTGAGAAACGCACTGCGCGTTTTGTCTGCGCCGCCGTACTTGCCCAAGGCGATCAGGTTGTCTTTTCGACAGAACAATGCGTGGAAGGTTTTTTGACCGACGCCCCCAGCGGCGAGGGCGGTTTTGGCTATGACCCGATCTTTTATTATCCGCCGTTTGGAAAAACCTTCGCGGAAGTTCCCATCGAAGAAAAACACGCCGTCAGTCATCGCGGACAAGCCTTGGCGGAATTGATCGTGTTTTTTGAAACCTATTCCG
This portion of the Candidatus Hinthialibacter antarcticus genome encodes:
- a CDS encoding XTP/dITP diphosphatase; protein product: MSNTLLIATRNHKKQKELQSLLSGLGWDVVTLRDYPDSPDVEETGDTFLANAELKAVAASQHTGLLTLADDSGLAVDALDGRPGIYSARYANGEDSTDEENLQKVLDDIKGVPAEKRTARFVCAAVLAQGDQVVFSTEQCVEGFLTDAPSGEGGFGYDPIFYYPPFGKTFAEVPIEEKHAVSHRGQALAELIVFFETYSV